The following nucleotide sequence is from Podospora bellae-mahoneyi strain CBS 112042 chromosome 1 map unlocalized CBS112042p_1, whole genome shotgun sequence.
ACAGCGGCGTAGGTTTCCAAGTGCCCTGTTACTGTTTGCTGCTCCCACAACCCCTGCCTCTCAGGAGGTTGAATAGGAATGGCTTCACCCCATCCATGCCTTCCAACTTTTCTGCATCTGCTTTCTTCCCTGCATAGAGACCCCATACCCTTACAGTGCTGCTGTTCCCTGCTTTTCAGCTCTAACGATCCAAACCCGCACGAAGCTGTCCGAGAACCACAGAACCAAGCTCCGCTAAGCTCCGATTCCCTAGCGCCTCGCGATTGACACGCAGGCCAACTTAACCTTGGTGTCAGACGGTTCCGCCCACAGGTAGCGAACCAGCTTTCGACGTGGCTTGTCACGACAGGGTGTCGGACTACTCTTTCGAATCGTACTTAGCTCGGGGTAGAGCTCTCTCTGTGATGTCCTCGCGACTTCTGCGCTCTCTCTGCCTCTGTTTCTGTCTCATCTGGTGCTTTTCAgacagaagaaggaggtaGATCATCTGCCTTTTTGGCACCATTTGGACCCGACGCGGGGCAACGTCCATCACCATTGGTACCTTACGGATACCGTACCTCGACTAGCTGCATCTACAGCTCCCTATTAGCTCCCAAGTTcgcccccctttttttttccttctttcaCCATGATCCCCAAAACCATGGTTTCCAACGAGGTTTACCTGCTGCCTCTCAACGATGATGGCTCGCCCCAGGTCGTCGGCGAGTACATCTATCTGGCACCCAAGACCAACGACCCCGTGACCATTCGATTTGCCATCGAGGGCACATCGAGCATCTGCCGCCATGGCAGCTTGTGGGTTAACATTCCCGAACAGGGACAAGAGTTCCGCCGGGACAAATTTCGAGAGTTCAAGTATGTTTGTTGTCTGGGAATGCAATACATGTCGTACCACAAAGACTAATCTGTTTTACTAGGCTTGTCCCCGATTTCAACCGCACACTTGAGATCTCGATCCCCATCTACGAAGCCGGTGCTTATGCCTTTTACACCACATACGCCGAGCTGCCCGACCTTGCAAACAACTTGAAGCCTCAGACAAATGGCAATGCCAAGGTCCAGACCAAACAGACACCAACATACTACATCGATGTTGCACCACGGCTTTCTCTCGATGGTCaaccgctgccgctgcctgCACTGTCCGTATTCTCTATTATTAGCAAGTTTATGGGCAAGTATCCCAATGACTGGGAGAAACATCTCCGTGGCATCAGCGACAGGGGTTACAACATGGTCCACTTCACGCCATTGCAAGTGAGAGGTGACTCGAATTCCCCATACAGTCTCTACGACCAGCTCGGGTGGGACCCAGTCTGTTTCCCTGGGGGTGAGAAGGATGTGAAGAAGTTGGTCGACAGCCTCGAAAAGAACCACTCTCTTCTCAGCTTGACCGACATTGTCCTCAACCACACAGCACACAACAGCGAGTGGCTTCTGGAGCACCCAGAAGCTGGCTACAATCTCACCACAGCACCATGGCTCGAGTCGGCATATCTTCTGGACACCAAGCTGCTCGAGTTGGGCTTCAAGCTGGGAGACCTAGGGTTGCCTACGGAACTCAAGTCTGTTGACGATTTGGTGCTGATCATGGGTgcgatcaagaaggaggtcaTTGCTGAGATCCGCCTCTGGGAGTACTATGTTCTGGACGTCGAACGGGATGCTGATGCGGCTGTCGAATCTTGGGTCGTTGGCCGGACCAACTTCCCAGACGGTTCCATCGGCAGCCATGGTCTAGACGGCCTTCGCTCTACTTCCCTTGAGGAACAAGCGCAATGGATCACCAAGTACGGTCTTCAAAACATGGATCGTCTAGGAGAGCGTTTTAGGAGACGTGCCGACCCCAGTGTGGCTGCGGCCCTCTTATCCGTTCTGTTTGGCAAGTACGAAGGCAACAAGGGCAGCGCTGCCGACCAAGCCGCTGCTCGCAACGCCCTTGTCAAGATCCTAGACGTTGTCAATGTGCCCTTCTACGAGGAATACGACGCTGAAGTTGCCGATACTCTCCAGCAGGTCTTCAACCGTATCAAGTATGTCCGGTTGGATGATAACGGCCCAAAGCTTGGACCGATCAACCAGGCGAACCCCTTGATTGAGACCTACTTCACTCGTCTGCCTCTGAATGAGAAGACCAAAAAGCACAGGAAGGAGGACTTGGTGCTTGTGAACAACGGCTGGGTCTGGGGTGGAAATGCTCTGGTCGACAATGCCGGCCCTGAATCCCGAGTCTACCTTCGCCGTGAGGTTATCGTCTGGGGTGATTGCACCAAGCTCAGATATGGTGCCGGGCCTCAAGACAGCCCATGGCTGTGGGAACACATGACCAAGTATGCTCGCATGTTAGCCAAGTACTTTGCCGGCTTCCGCATTGACAACTGCCACTCGACTCCTCTTCACGTTGCCGAGCACATCCTCGACGAGGCTCGCCGCGTGAGACCTAATCTATATGTTGTCGCCGAGCTCTTTACGGGCTCCGAGGAGATGGACTATGTCTTTGTCAAGAGACTTGGCATCAGCTCTCTCATTCGTGAGGCCATGCAGGCGTGGAGCACTGGCGAGCTGAGTCGTCTTGTTCACCGTCATGGTGGTCGCCCCATTGGCAGCTtcgaggtggatgagatCTCGAGTGCGGATGTTCGCAGTggctccaacaccaacggcacAAACGGTACCAATGGTGCGAACGGACATTACACACGTGAGATCATTCGCCGCATCAAACCAGTTCCTGTCCAGGCACTCTTCATGGACTGCACCCACGATAACGAGGTTCCTGCTCAGAAGCGTGATGCCCGTGACACGCTGCCCAATGCTGCCCTTGTCAGCATGTGCGCGAGTGCCACCGGCAGCGTCATGGGTTACGACGAGATCTACCCTCGTCTGATCGAGCTTGTCCACGAGACCAGACTGTACACATCCGAATCATCCAAGTTCCCTGTCAAGGTCGGCGAAGGCAAGGGTGGCATCGCTGGTGTCAAGAAGCTTCTCAACCAGATCCACACCCTGATGGGTATGGATGGTTATGATGAGACGCATATCCACCACGAAGATCAGTATGTCACTGTTCACAGAGTTCACCCAGTATCTCGCAAGGGATACTTCCTCATTGCCCATACCGCGTTTCCGGGATATGGAAACGGGAATGGCGCTTTCAACCCCGTCCACCTGACCGGCACCAAAGCCAAACACCTTGGTAGCTGGATGCTCGAGGTTGATGCAAGCAAAGAGGCTGTGGAAGAGGTTCTGAGCGACAAGAAGCTGCTCCGTGGCCTTCCCAGTCGTCTTATTGGTCTCCCTGGCGTTCGTATGGAGGTCAAGGGCCAAGACACCATTATCACTGTCCGCGAAAAGTTCCCTCCTGGCAGCATTGCGCTCTTTGAGACTTGGATCCCCGCGGCGGAGCACTCGAGTGGTTTGGACACCTTTGTCACGTCCGGAGCCAAGGCTGCGATGGCCGAGCTTGACCTGGTTGATCTCAACTTCCTTCTGTATAAGTGTGAGCCGGAAGAACGTGACGCCAGCGAGGGGAGAGATGGCGTCTATGACATTCCCGGACATGGCAAGCTTGTCTATGCTGGTCTTCAGGGCTGGTGGAGTATCATGAAGGATATCATCAGGGACAATAACCTGGCTCACCCACTGTGCCAAAACCTTCGTGATGGACAGTGGGCGCTGGACTATACCCTGGGTAGACTTGAGCGtgcggccaagaaggagaactACAAGCGGTTGGGTAAGCCTGCTGCCTGGCTCAAGGAGCGGTTCGATGCCATCCGTGGTATTCCTagcttccttctcccgcgGTACTTTGCCCTGGTTCTCAGGACTGCGTACATGGCTGCATTCGAAAGGGGCATTTCCCTCATGAACAACAATGTTCAGAAGGGGCAATGGTTCCTCCAAAGCCTCAGCATGGTGAGCGTTCAGCAGACTGGTCTTGTCAAGTCCGCCTCGCTATACCCTGATCGCCTGGTCCCATCGCTCGCTGCTGGCCTTCCTCACTTTGCTGTTGAATGGGCTCGCTGCTGGGGACGCGACGTCTTCATCTCTCTCCGTGGTCTCTACCTCGGTACCGGTCGCTTCGATGAGGCCAAGGAACACATCCGTGCCTTTGCTAGTGTGCTGAAGCACGGCATGATCCCCAACCTTCTCGGTAGTGGTAACACTCCGCGATACAACGCCAGAGACTCTGTTTGGTTCTTCTTGCAGTGCATCCAAGACTATACTCGGATCGTTCCTGATGGGCTGTCGCTGCTTGACGAGAAGGTCAAGAGACGGTTCCTGCCATATGACGACGCCTACTTTGATACCGCCGACCCTCGTGCCTACAGCAAGGAGAGCACCATCCGCGAGATCATCCAGGAGGTCTTCCAGCGCCACGCCGAGGGCATGAAGTTCCGCGAGGCCAATGCCGGCCCTAACCTCGATATGCAGATGAGTGACAATGGCTTCAACCAAGAGATCAAGGTTGACTGGTCCAACGGTTTTGTGTTTGGTGGCAACCAAGAC
It contains:
- the GDB1 gene encoding bifunctional 4-alpha-glucanotransferase/amylo-alpha-1,6-glucosidase (EggNog:ENOG503NU7F; COG:G; CAZy:GH133), coding for MIPKTMVSNEVYLLPLNDDGSPQVVGEYIYLAPKTNDPVTIRFAIEGTSSICRHGSLWVNIPEQGQEFRRDKFREFKLVPDFNRTLEISIPIYEAGAYAFYTTYAELPDLANNLKPQTNGNAKVQTKQTPTYYIDVAPRLSLDGQPLPLPALSVFSIISKFMGKYPNDWEKHLRGISDRGYNMVHFTPLQVRGDSNSPYSLYDQLGWDPVCFPGGEKDVKKLVDSLEKNHSLLSLTDIVLNHTAHNSEWLLEHPEAGYNLTTAPWLESAYLLDTKLLELGFKLGDLGLPTELKSVDDLVLIMGAIKKEVIAEIRLWEYYVLDVERDADAAVESWVVGRTNFPDGSIGSHGLDGLRSTSLEEQAQWITKYGLQNMDRLGERFRRRADPSVAAALLSVLFGKYEGNKGSAADQAAARNALVKILDVVNVPFYEEYDAEVADTLQQVFNRIKYVRLDDNGPKLGPINQANPLIETYFTRLPLNEKTKKHRKEDLVLVNNGWVWGGNALVDNAGPESRVYLRREVIVWGDCTKLRYGAGPQDSPWLWEHMTKYARMLAKYFAGFRIDNCHSTPLHVAEHILDEARRVRPNLYVVAELFTGSEEMDYVFVKRLGISSLIREAMQAWSTGELSRLVHRHGGRPIGSFEVDEISSADVRSGSNTNGTNGTNGANGHYTREIIRRIKPVPVQALFMDCTHDNEVPAQKRDARDTLPNAALVSMCASATGSVMGYDEIYPRLIELVHETRLYTSESSKFPVKVGEGKGGIAGVKKLLNQIHTLMGMDGYDETHIHHEDQYVTVHRVHPVSRKGYFLIAHTAFPGYGNGNGAFNPVHLTGTKAKHLGSWMLEVDASKEAVEEVLSDKKLLRGLPSRLIGLPGVRMEVKGQDTIITVREKFPPGSIALFETWIPAAEHSSGLDTFVTSGAKAAMAELDLVDLNFLLYKCEPEERDASEGRDGVYDIPGHGKLVYAGLQGWWSIMKDIIRDNNLAHPLCQNLRDGQWALDYTLGRLERAAKKENYKRLGKPAAWLKERFDAIRGIPSFLLPRYFALVLRTAYMAAFERGISLMNNNVQKGQWFLQSLSMVSVQQTGLVKSASLYPDRLVPSLAAGLPHFAVEWARCWGRDVFISLRGLYLGTGRFDEAKEHIRAFASVLKHGMIPNLLGSGNTPRYNARDSVWFFLQCIQDYTRIVPDGLSLLDEKVKRRFLPYDDAYFDTADPRAYSKESTIREIIQEVFQRHAEGMKFREANAGPNLDMQMSDNGFNQEIKVDWSNGFVFGGNQDNCGTWMDKMGESERARSKGVPGTPRDGAAVEITGLLYSGLKWFASLHEQGKHDQSGVRKADGSTITFKDWAALIKKNFERCYFVPISSEDDKDYDVNPAIINRRGIYKDLYKSGKEYEDYQLRPNFPIAMTAAPDLFVPEHAMHALCIADSALRGPTGMATLDPSDLNYRPYYRNSEDSDDFATSKGRNYHQGPEWLWPTGFFLRALLKFDLMRRGKEDAEGRTEAFQQVTRRLIGCKEMIERSPWAGLTELTQKGGEECADSSPTQAWSAGCLIDLYMDAAEEQAILEAKSLPLR